The following proteins come from a genomic window of Macaca fascicularis isolate 582-1 chromosome 8, T2T-MFA8v1.1:
- the FBXL6 gene encoding F-box/LRR-repeat protein 6 isoform X3, with translation MASPASRKVRRRARAAPRARSAEDWWWDRLAPSGSGYHLLPSDSMLLVLSEPGPARTRAQRRAARRTPRAARRTPRQPPPGRAAAKPKATLRPDPAPSPEEGPDAGWGDRIPLEILVQIFGLLVAADGPMPFLGRAARVCRRWQEAASQPALWHTVTLSSPLAGRPAKGGVKAEKKLLASLEWLMPNRFSQLQRLTLIHWKSQVHPVLKVESTAVVSFLEEAGSRMRKLWLTYSSQTTAILGALLGSCCPQLQVLEVSSGINRNSIPLQLPVEALQKGCPQLQPGPCPQVLRLLNLMWLPKPLGRGVAPGPGFPSLEELCLASSACNFVSNEVLGRLLHGSPNLRLLDLRGCARITPAGLQDLPCRELEQLHLGLYGTSDRLTLAKEGSPLLTQKWCHTLRELDLSGQGFSEKDLEQALAAFLSTPGGSHPALCSLNLRGTRVTPSTVSSVISSCPGLLYLNLESCRCLPRGLKRAYRGLEEVQWCLEQLLTSPLPS, from the exons ATGGCTTCCCCGGCCTCCCGGAAGGTCCGGCGCAGAGCTCGGGCAGCGCCGCGGGCCCGCTCGGCCGAGGACTGGTGGTGGGACCGGCTGGCGCCGAGCGGCTCGGGGTACCACCTGCTTCCGTCCGACAGCATGCTGCTGGTGCTGTCCGAACCCGGACCCGCCCGGACCCGCGCACAGCGACGCGCTGCCCGCCGCACTCCCCGCGCTGCCCGCCGCActccccggcagccgcccccggGCCGCGCCGCGGCCAAGCCCAAGGCCACGCTCAGGCCCGACCCGGCGCCCTCGCCCGAGGAAGGGCCCGACGCGGGCTGGGGAGACCGCATTCCCTTGGAAATCCTGGTGCAGATTTTCGGGTTGTTGGTGGCGGCGGACGGGCCCATGCCCTTCCTCGGCAG GGCTGCGCGCGTGTGCCGCCGCTGGCAGGAGGCCGCTTCCCAACCCGCGCTCTGGCACACCGTGACCCTGTCGTCCCCGCTGGCCGGCCGGCCTGCCAAGGGCGGGGTCAAGGCGGAGAAGAAGCTTCTTGCTTCCCTGGAGTGGCTTATGCCTAATCG GTTTTCACAGCTCCAGAGGCTGACCCTCATCCACTGGAAGTCTCAGGTACACCCCGTGCTGAAG GTGGAGTCCACAGCTGTGGTAAGCTTCTTGGAGGAGGCAGGGTCCCGAATGCGCAAGTTGTGGCTGACTTACAGCTCCCAGACGACAGCCATCCTGGGTGCACTGCTG GGCAGCTGCTGCCCCCAGCTCCAGGTTCTGGAGGTGAGCAGCGGCATCAACCGTAACAGCATTCCCCTTCAGCTGCCTGTTGAGGCTCTGCAGAAAGGCTGCCCCCAGCTCCAG CCTGGGCCTTGCCCCCAGGTGCTGCGGCTGCTGAACCTGATGTGGCTGCCCAAGCCTCTGGGACGAGGGGTGGCTCCCGGACCAGGCTTCCCTAGCCTGGAGGAACTCTGCCTGGCGAGCTCAGCCTGCAACTTTGTAAGCAACGAGGTCCTGGGCCGCCTACTCCACGGCTCTCCCAACTTGCGCTTACTAGATCTTCGTGGCTGTGCGCGCATCACGCCGGCTGGCCTTCAGGATCTGCCGTGTCGGG AGCTGGAGCAGCTTCATCTGGGCCTGTATGGCACGTCAGACCGGCTGACTCTAGCCAAGGAGGGCAGCCCCCTGTTGACTCAGAAGTGGTGCCATACACTGCGAGAACTGGACTTGAGTGGCCAGGGTTTCAGTGAGAAGGACCTGGAGCAGGCCCTGGCTGCCTTCTTAAGCACCCCTGGGGGCTCACACCCAGCCCTGTGCTCTCTTAACCTCAGGGGCACCCGGGTCACACCCAGCACGGTCAG CTCTGTGATCAGCAGCTGCCCAGGCCTGCTCTACCTCAACCTGGAGTCCTGCCGCTGCCTTCCCCGGGGTCTGAAGCGGGCCTACCGGGGCCTGGAGGAAGTCCAGTGGTGTCTGGAGCAGCTGCTCACCAGCCCCTTGCCCAGCTAG
- the FBXL6 gene encoding F-box/LRR-repeat protein 6 isoform X4: MASPASRKVRRRARAAPRARSAEDWWWDRLAPSGSGYHLLPSDSMLLVLSEPGPARTRAQRRAARRTPRAARRTPRQPPPGRAAAKPKATLRPDPAPSPEEGPDAGWGDRIPLEILVQIFGLLVAADGPMPFLGRAARVCRRWQEAASQPALWHTVTLSSPLAGRPAKGGVKAEKKLLASLEWLMPNRFSQLQRLTLIHWKSQVHPVLKVESTAVVSFLEEAGSRMRKLWLTYSSQTTAILGALLGSCCPQLQVLEVSSGINRNSIPLQLPVEALQKGCPQLQVLRLLNLMWLPKPLGRGVAPGPGFPSLEELCLASSACNFVSNEVLGRLLHGSPNLRLLDLRGCARITPAGLQDLPCRELEQLHLGLYGTSDRLTLAKEGSPLLTQKWCHTLRELDLSGQGFSEKDLEQALAAFLSTPGGSHPALCSLNLRGTRVTPSTVSSVISSCPGLLYLNLESCRCLPRGLKRAYRGLEEVQWCLEQLLTSPLPS, translated from the exons ATGGCTTCCCCGGCCTCCCGGAAGGTCCGGCGCAGAGCTCGGGCAGCGCCGCGGGCCCGCTCGGCCGAGGACTGGTGGTGGGACCGGCTGGCGCCGAGCGGCTCGGGGTACCACCTGCTTCCGTCCGACAGCATGCTGCTGGTGCTGTCCGAACCCGGACCCGCCCGGACCCGCGCACAGCGACGCGCTGCCCGCCGCACTCCCCGCGCTGCCCGCCGCActccccggcagccgcccccggGCCGCGCCGCGGCCAAGCCCAAGGCCACGCTCAGGCCCGACCCGGCGCCCTCGCCCGAGGAAGGGCCCGACGCGGGCTGGGGAGACCGCATTCCCTTGGAAATCCTGGTGCAGATTTTCGGGTTGTTGGTGGCGGCGGACGGGCCCATGCCCTTCCTCGGCAG GGCTGCGCGCGTGTGCCGCCGCTGGCAGGAGGCCGCTTCCCAACCCGCGCTCTGGCACACCGTGACCCTGTCGTCCCCGCTGGCCGGCCGGCCTGCCAAGGGCGGGGTCAAGGCGGAGAAGAAGCTTCTTGCTTCCCTGGAGTGGCTTATGCCTAATCG GTTTTCACAGCTCCAGAGGCTGACCCTCATCCACTGGAAGTCTCAGGTACACCCCGTGCTGAAG GTGGAGTCCACAGCTGTGGTAAGCTTCTTGGAGGAGGCAGGGTCCCGAATGCGCAAGTTGTGGCTGACTTACAGCTCCCAGACGACAGCCATCCTGGGTGCACTGCTG GGCAGCTGCTGCCCCCAGCTCCAGGTTCTGGAGGTGAGCAGCGGCATCAACCGTAACAGCATTCCCCTTCAGCTGCCTGTTGAGGCTCTGCAGAAAGGCTGCCCCCAGCTCCAG GTGCTGCGGCTGCTGAACCTGATGTGGCTGCCCAAGCCTCTGGGACGAGGGGTGGCTCCCGGACCAGGCTTCCCTAGCCTGGAGGAACTCTGCCTGGCGAGCTCAGCCTGCAACTTTGTAAGCAACGAGGTCCTGGGCCGCCTACTCCACGGCTCTCCCAACTTGCGCTTACTAGATCTTCGTGGCTGTGCGCGCATCACGCCGGCTGGCCTTCAGGATCTGCCGTGTCGGG AGCTGGAGCAGCTTCATCTGGGCCTGTATGGCACGTCAGACCGGCTGACTCTAGCCAAGGAGGGCAGCCCCCTGTTGACTCAGAAGTGGTGCCATACACTGCGAGAACTGGACTTGAGTGGCCAGGGTTTCAGTGAGAAGGACCTGGAGCAGGCCCTGGCTGCCTTCTTAAGCACCCCTGGGGGCTCACACCCAGCCCTGTGCTCTCTTAACCTCAGGGGCACCCGGGTCACACCCAGCACGGTCAG CTCTGTGATCAGCAGCTGCCCAGGCCTGCTCTACCTCAACCTGGAGTCCTGCCGCTGCCTTCCCCGGGGTCTGAAGCGGGCCTACCGGGGCCTGGAGGAAGTCCAGTGGTGTCTGGAGCAGCTGCTCACCAGCCCCTTGCCCAGCTAG
- the FBXL6 gene encoding F-box/LRR-repeat protein 6 isoform X1, producing MASPASRKVRRRARAAPRARSAEDWWWDRLAPSGSGYHLLPSDSMLLVLSEPGPARTRAQRRAARRTPRAARRTPRQPPPGRAAAKPKATLRPDPAPSPEEGPDAGWGDRIPLEILVQIFGLLVAADGPMPFLGRAARVCRRWQEAASQPALWHTVTLSSPLAGRPAKGGVKAEKKLLASLEWLMPNRFSQLQRLTLIHWKSQVHPVLKLVGESCPRLTFLKLSGCHGVTADALVMLAKACCQLHSLDLQHSMVESTAVVSFLEEAGSRMRKLWLTYSSQTTAILGALLGSCCPQLQVLEVSSGINRNSIPLQLPVEALQKGCPQLQPGPCPQVLRLLNLMWLPKPLGRGVAPGPGFPSLEELCLASSACNFVSNEVLGRLLHGSPNLRLLDLRGCARITPAGLQDLPCRELEQLHLGLYGTSDRLTLAKEGSPLLTQKWCHTLRELDLSGQGFSEKDLEQALAAFLSTPGGSHPALCSLNLRGTRVTPSTVSSVISSCPGLLYLNLESCRCLPRGLKRAYRGLEEVQWCLEQLLTSPLPS from the exons ATGGCTTCCCCGGCCTCCCGGAAGGTCCGGCGCAGAGCTCGGGCAGCGCCGCGGGCCCGCTCGGCCGAGGACTGGTGGTGGGACCGGCTGGCGCCGAGCGGCTCGGGGTACCACCTGCTTCCGTCCGACAGCATGCTGCTGGTGCTGTCCGAACCCGGACCCGCCCGGACCCGCGCACAGCGACGCGCTGCCCGCCGCACTCCCCGCGCTGCCCGCCGCActccccggcagccgcccccggGCCGCGCCGCGGCCAAGCCCAAGGCCACGCTCAGGCCCGACCCGGCGCCCTCGCCCGAGGAAGGGCCCGACGCGGGCTGGGGAGACCGCATTCCCTTGGAAATCCTGGTGCAGATTTTCGGGTTGTTGGTGGCGGCGGACGGGCCCATGCCCTTCCTCGGCAG GGCTGCGCGCGTGTGCCGCCGCTGGCAGGAGGCCGCTTCCCAACCCGCGCTCTGGCACACCGTGACCCTGTCGTCCCCGCTGGCCGGCCGGCCTGCCAAGGGCGGGGTCAAGGCGGAGAAGAAGCTTCTTGCTTCCCTGGAGTGGCTTATGCCTAATCG GTTTTCACAGCTCCAGAGGCTGACCCTCATCCACTGGAAGTCTCAGGTACACCCCGTGCTGAAG CTGGTAGGCGAGTCCTGTCCTCGGCTCACTTTCCTAAAGCTCTCCGGCTGCCACGGTGTGACTGCTGATGCTCTGGTCATGCTAGCCAAAGCCTGCTGCCAGCTCCATAGCCTGGACCTACAGCACTCCATG GTGGAGTCCACAGCTGTGGTAAGCTTCTTGGAGGAGGCAGGGTCCCGAATGCGCAAGTTGTGGCTGACTTACAGCTCCCAGACGACAGCCATCCTGGGTGCACTGCTG GGCAGCTGCTGCCCCCAGCTCCAGGTTCTGGAGGTGAGCAGCGGCATCAACCGTAACAGCATTCCCCTTCAGCTGCCTGTTGAGGCTCTGCAGAAAGGCTGCCCCCAGCTCCAG CCTGGGCCTTGCCCCCAGGTGCTGCGGCTGCTGAACCTGATGTGGCTGCCCAAGCCTCTGGGACGAGGGGTGGCTCCCGGACCAGGCTTCCCTAGCCTGGAGGAACTCTGCCTGGCGAGCTCAGCCTGCAACTTTGTAAGCAACGAGGTCCTGGGCCGCCTACTCCACGGCTCTCCCAACTTGCGCTTACTAGATCTTCGTGGCTGTGCGCGCATCACGCCGGCTGGCCTTCAGGATCTGCCGTGTCGGG AGCTGGAGCAGCTTCATCTGGGCCTGTATGGCACGTCAGACCGGCTGACTCTAGCCAAGGAGGGCAGCCCCCTGTTGACTCAGAAGTGGTGCCATACACTGCGAGAACTGGACTTGAGTGGCCAGGGTTTCAGTGAGAAGGACCTGGAGCAGGCCCTGGCTGCCTTCTTAAGCACCCCTGGGGGCTCACACCCAGCCCTGTGCTCTCTTAACCTCAGGGGCACCCGGGTCACACCCAGCACGGTCAG CTCTGTGATCAGCAGCTGCCCAGGCCTGCTCTACCTCAACCTGGAGTCCTGCCGCTGCCTTCCCCGGGGTCTGAAGCGGGCCTACCGGGGCCTGGAGGAAGTCCAGTGGTGTCTGGAGCAGCTGCTCACCAGCCCCTTGCCCAGCTAG
- the FBXL6 gene encoding F-box/LRR-repeat protein 6 isoform X7, with product MLAKACCQLHSLDLQHSMVESTAVVSFLEEAGSRMRKLWLTYSSQTTAILGALLGSCCPQLQVLEVSSGINRNSIPLQLPVEALQKGCPQLQVLRLLNLMWLPKPLGRGVAPGPGFPSLEELCLASSACNFVSNEVLGRLLHGSPNLRLLDLRGCARITPAGLQDLPCRELEQLHLGLYGTSDRLTLAKEGSPLLTQKWCHTLRELDLSGQGFSEKDLEQALAAFLSTPGGSHPALCSLNLRGTRVTPSTVSSVISSCPGLLYLNLESCRCLPRGLKRAYRGLEEVQWCLEQLLTSPLPS from the exons ATGCTAGCCAAAGCCTGCTGCCAGCTCCATAGCCTGGACCTACAGCACTCCATG GTGGAGTCCACAGCTGTGGTAAGCTTCTTGGAGGAGGCAGGGTCCCGAATGCGCAAGTTGTGGCTGACTTACAGCTCCCAGACGACAGCCATCCTGGGTGCACTGCTG GGCAGCTGCTGCCCCCAGCTCCAGGTTCTGGAGGTGAGCAGCGGCATCAACCGTAACAGCATTCCCCTTCAGCTGCCTGTTGAGGCTCTGCAGAAAGGCTGCCCCCAGCTCCAG GTGCTGCGGCTGCTGAACCTGATGTGGCTGCCCAAGCCTCTGGGACGAGGGGTGGCTCCCGGACCAGGCTTCCCTAGCCTGGAGGAACTCTGCCTGGCGAGCTCAGCCTGCAACTTTGTAAGCAACGAGGTCCTGGGCCGCCTACTCCACGGCTCTCCCAACTTGCGCTTACTAGATCTTCGTGGCTGTGCGCGCATCACGCCGGCTGGCCTTCAGGATCTGCCGTGTCGGG AGCTGGAGCAGCTTCATCTGGGCCTGTATGGCACGTCAGACCGGCTGACTCTAGCCAAGGAGGGCAGCCCCCTGTTGACTCAGAAGTGGTGCCATACACTGCGAGAACTGGACTTGAGTGGCCAGGGTTTCAGTGAGAAGGACCTGGAGCAGGCCCTGGCTGCCTTCTTAAGCACCCCTGGGGGCTCACACCCAGCCCTGTGCTCTCTTAACCTCAGGGGCACCCGGGTCACACCCAGCACGGTCAG CTCTGTGATCAGCAGCTGCCCAGGCCTGCTCTACCTCAACCTGGAGTCCTGCCGCTGCCTTCCCCGGGGTCTGAAGCGGGCCTACCGGGGCCTGGAGGAAGTCCAGTGGTGTCTGGAGCAGCTGCTCACCAGCCCCTTGCCCAGCTAG
- the FBXL6 gene encoding F-box/LRR-repeat protein 6 isoform X2, giving the protein MASPASRKVRRRARAAPRARSAEDWWWDRLAPSGSGYHLLPSDSMLLVLSEPGPARTRAQRRAARRTPRAARRTPRQPPPGRAAAKPKATLRPDPAPSPEEGPDAGWGDRIPLEILVQIFGLLVAADGPMPFLGRAARVCRRWQEAASQPALWHTVTLSSPLAGRPAKGGVKAEKKLLASLEWLMPNRFSQLQRLTLIHWKSQVHPVLKLVGESCPRLTFLKLSGCHGVTADALVMLAKACCQLHSLDLQHSMVESTAVVSFLEEAGSRMRKLWLTYSSQTTAILGALLGSCCPQLQVLEVSSGINRNSIPLQLPVEALQKGCPQLQVLRLLNLMWLPKPLGRGVAPGPGFPSLEELCLASSACNFVSNEVLGRLLHGSPNLRLLDLRGCARITPAGLQDLPCRELEQLHLGLYGTSDRLTLAKEGSPLLTQKWCHTLRELDLSGQGFSEKDLEQALAAFLSTPGGSHPALCSLNLRGTRVTPSTVSSVISSCPGLLYLNLESCRCLPRGLKRAYRGLEEVQWCLEQLLTSPLPS; this is encoded by the exons ATGGCTTCCCCGGCCTCCCGGAAGGTCCGGCGCAGAGCTCGGGCAGCGCCGCGGGCCCGCTCGGCCGAGGACTGGTGGTGGGACCGGCTGGCGCCGAGCGGCTCGGGGTACCACCTGCTTCCGTCCGACAGCATGCTGCTGGTGCTGTCCGAACCCGGACCCGCCCGGACCCGCGCACAGCGACGCGCTGCCCGCCGCACTCCCCGCGCTGCCCGCCGCActccccggcagccgcccccggGCCGCGCCGCGGCCAAGCCCAAGGCCACGCTCAGGCCCGACCCGGCGCCCTCGCCCGAGGAAGGGCCCGACGCGGGCTGGGGAGACCGCATTCCCTTGGAAATCCTGGTGCAGATTTTCGGGTTGTTGGTGGCGGCGGACGGGCCCATGCCCTTCCTCGGCAG GGCTGCGCGCGTGTGCCGCCGCTGGCAGGAGGCCGCTTCCCAACCCGCGCTCTGGCACACCGTGACCCTGTCGTCCCCGCTGGCCGGCCGGCCTGCCAAGGGCGGGGTCAAGGCGGAGAAGAAGCTTCTTGCTTCCCTGGAGTGGCTTATGCCTAATCG GTTTTCACAGCTCCAGAGGCTGACCCTCATCCACTGGAAGTCTCAGGTACACCCCGTGCTGAAG CTGGTAGGCGAGTCCTGTCCTCGGCTCACTTTCCTAAAGCTCTCCGGCTGCCACGGTGTGACTGCTGATGCTCTGGTCATGCTAGCCAAAGCCTGCTGCCAGCTCCATAGCCTGGACCTACAGCACTCCATG GTGGAGTCCACAGCTGTGGTAAGCTTCTTGGAGGAGGCAGGGTCCCGAATGCGCAAGTTGTGGCTGACTTACAGCTCCCAGACGACAGCCATCCTGGGTGCACTGCTG GGCAGCTGCTGCCCCCAGCTCCAGGTTCTGGAGGTGAGCAGCGGCATCAACCGTAACAGCATTCCCCTTCAGCTGCCTGTTGAGGCTCTGCAGAAAGGCTGCCCCCAGCTCCAG GTGCTGCGGCTGCTGAACCTGATGTGGCTGCCCAAGCCTCTGGGACGAGGGGTGGCTCCCGGACCAGGCTTCCCTAGCCTGGAGGAACTCTGCCTGGCGAGCTCAGCCTGCAACTTTGTAAGCAACGAGGTCCTGGGCCGCCTACTCCACGGCTCTCCCAACTTGCGCTTACTAGATCTTCGTGGCTGTGCGCGCATCACGCCGGCTGGCCTTCAGGATCTGCCGTGTCGGG AGCTGGAGCAGCTTCATCTGGGCCTGTATGGCACGTCAGACCGGCTGACTCTAGCCAAGGAGGGCAGCCCCCTGTTGACTCAGAAGTGGTGCCATACACTGCGAGAACTGGACTTGAGTGGCCAGGGTTTCAGTGAGAAGGACCTGGAGCAGGCCCTGGCTGCCTTCTTAAGCACCCCTGGGGGCTCACACCCAGCCCTGTGCTCTCTTAACCTCAGGGGCACCCGGGTCACACCCAGCACGGTCAG CTCTGTGATCAGCAGCTGCCCAGGCCTGCTCTACCTCAACCTGGAGTCCTGCCGCTGCCTTCCCCGGGGTCTGAAGCGGGCCTACCGGGGCCTGGAGGAAGTCCAGTGGTGTCTGGAGCAGCTGCTCACCAGCCCCTTGCCCAGCTAG
- the FBXL6 gene encoding F-box/LRR-repeat protein 6 isoform X5, translating to MASPASRKVRRRARAAPRARSAEDWWWDRLAPSGSGYHLLPSDSMLLVLSEPGPARTRAQRRAARRTPRAARRTPRQPPPGRAAAKPKATLRPDPAPSPEEGPDAGWGDRIPLEILVQIFGLLVAADGPMPFLGRAARVCRRWQEAASQPALWHTVTLSSPLAGRPAKGGVKAEKKLLASLEWLMPNRFSQLQRLTLIHWKSQVHPVLKLVGESCPRLTFLKLSGCHGVTADALVMLAKACCQLHSLDLQHSMVESTAVVSFLEEAGSRMRKLWLTYSSQTTAILGALLGSCCPQLQVLEVSSGINRNSIPLQLPVEALQKGCPQLQIFVAVRASRRLAFRICRVGLMLTPLTSELEQLHLGLYGTSDRLTLAKEGSPLLTQKWCHTLRELDLSGQGFSEKDLEQALAAFLSTPGGSHPALCSLNLRGTRVTPSTVSSVISSCPGLLYLNLESCRCLPRGLKRAYRGLEEVQWCLEQLLTSPLPS from the exons ATGGCTTCCCCGGCCTCCCGGAAGGTCCGGCGCAGAGCTCGGGCAGCGCCGCGGGCCCGCTCGGCCGAGGACTGGTGGTGGGACCGGCTGGCGCCGAGCGGCTCGGGGTACCACCTGCTTCCGTCCGACAGCATGCTGCTGGTGCTGTCCGAACCCGGACCCGCCCGGACCCGCGCACAGCGACGCGCTGCCCGCCGCACTCCCCGCGCTGCCCGCCGCActccccggcagccgcccccggGCCGCGCCGCGGCCAAGCCCAAGGCCACGCTCAGGCCCGACCCGGCGCCCTCGCCCGAGGAAGGGCCCGACGCGGGCTGGGGAGACCGCATTCCCTTGGAAATCCTGGTGCAGATTTTCGGGTTGTTGGTGGCGGCGGACGGGCCCATGCCCTTCCTCGGCAG GGCTGCGCGCGTGTGCCGCCGCTGGCAGGAGGCCGCTTCCCAACCCGCGCTCTGGCACACCGTGACCCTGTCGTCCCCGCTGGCCGGCCGGCCTGCCAAGGGCGGGGTCAAGGCGGAGAAGAAGCTTCTTGCTTCCCTGGAGTGGCTTATGCCTAATCG GTTTTCACAGCTCCAGAGGCTGACCCTCATCCACTGGAAGTCTCAGGTACACCCCGTGCTGAAG CTGGTAGGCGAGTCCTGTCCTCGGCTCACTTTCCTAAAGCTCTCCGGCTGCCACGGTGTGACTGCTGATGCTCTGGTCATGCTAGCCAAAGCCTGCTGCCAGCTCCATAGCCTGGACCTACAGCACTCCATG GTGGAGTCCACAGCTGTGGTAAGCTTCTTGGAGGAGGCAGGGTCCCGAATGCGCAAGTTGTGGCTGACTTACAGCTCCCAGACGACAGCCATCCTGGGTGCACTGCTG GGCAGCTGCTGCCCCCAGCTCCAGGTTCTGGAGGTGAGCAGCGGCATCAACCGTAACAGCATTCCCCTTCAGCTGCCTGTTGAGGCTCTGCAGAAAGGCTGCCCCCAGCTCCAG ATCTTCGTGGCTGTGCGCGCATCACGCCGGCTGGCCTTCAGGATCTGCCGTGTCGGG CTTATGCTCACTCCTCTCACCTCAGAGCTGGAGCAGCTTCATCTGGGCCTGTATGGCACGTCAGACCGGCTGACTCTAGCCAAGGAGGGCAGCCCCCTGTTGACTCAGAAGTGGTGCCATACACTGCGAGAACTGGACTTGAGTGGCCAGGGTTTCAGTGAGAAGGACCTGGAGCAGGCCCTGGCTGCCTTCTTAAGCACCCCTGGGGGCTCACACCCAGCCCTGTGCTCTCTTAACCTCAGGGGCACCCGGGTCACACCCAGCACGGTCAG CTCTGTGATCAGCAGCTGCCCAGGCCTGCTCTACCTCAACCTGGAGTCCTGCCGCTGCCTTCCCCGGGGTCTGAAGCGGGCCTACCGGGGCCTGGAGGAAGTCCAGTGGTGTCTGGAGCAGCTGCTCACCAGCCCCTTGCCCAGCTAG
- the FBXL6 gene encoding F-box/LRR-repeat protein 6 isoform X6: MLAKACCQLHSLDLQHSMVESTAVVSFLEEAGSRMRKLWLTYSSQTTAILGALLGSCCPQLQVLEVSSGINRNSIPLQLPVEALQKGCPQLQPGPCPQVLRLLNLMWLPKPLGRGVAPGPGFPSLEELCLASSACNFVSNEVLGRLLHGSPNLRLLDLRGCARITPAGLQDLPCRELEQLHLGLYGTSDRLTLAKEGSPLLTQKWCHTLRELDLSGQGFSEKDLEQALAAFLSTPGGSHPALCSLNLRGTRVTPSTVSSVISSCPGLLYLNLESCRCLPRGLKRAYRGLEEVQWCLEQLLTSPLPS; encoded by the exons ATGCTAGCCAAAGCCTGCTGCCAGCTCCATAGCCTGGACCTACAGCACTCCATG GTGGAGTCCACAGCTGTGGTAAGCTTCTTGGAGGAGGCAGGGTCCCGAATGCGCAAGTTGTGGCTGACTTACAGCTCCCAGACGACAGCCATCCTGGGTGCACTGCTG GGCAGCTGCTGCCCCCAGCTCCAGGTTCTGGAGGTGAGCAGCGGCATCAACCGTAACAGCATTCCCCTTCAGCTGCCTGTTGAGGCTCTGCAGAAAGGCTGCCCCCAGCTCCAG CCTGGGCCTTGCCCCCAGGTGCTGCGGCTGCTGAACCTGATGTGGCTGCCCAAGCCTCTGGGACGAGGGGTGGCTCCCGGACCAGGCTTCCCTAGCCTGGAGGAACTCTGCCTGGCGAGCTCAGCCTGCAACTTTGTAAGCAACGAGGTCCTGGGCCGCCTACTCCACGGCTCTCCCAACTTGCGCTTACTAGATCTTCGTGGCTGTGCGCGCATCACGCCGGCTGGCCTTCAGGATCTGCCGTGTCGGG AGCTGGAGCAGCTTCATCTGGGCCTGTATGGCACGTCAGACCGGCTGACTCTAGCCAAGGAGGGCAGCCCCCTGTTGACTCAGAAGTGGTGCCATACACTGCGAGAACTGGACTTGAGTGGCCAGGGTTTCAGTGAGAAGGACCTGGAGCAGGCCCTGGCTGCCTTCTTAAGCACCCCTGGGGGCTCACACCCAGCCCTGTGCTCTCTTAACCTCAGGGGCACCCGGGTCACACCCAGCACGGTCAG CTCTGTGATCAGCAGCTGCCCAGGCCTGCTCTACCTCAACCTGGAGTCCTGCCGCTGCCTTCCCCGGGGTCTGAAGCGGGCCTACCGGGGCCTGGAGGAAGTCCAGTGGTGTCTGGAGCAGCTGCTCACCAGCCCCTTGCCCAGCTAG